In one Hemitrygon akajei unplaced genomic scaffold, sHemAka1.3 Scf000143, whole genome shotgun sequence genomic region, the following are encoded:
- the LOC140723878 gene encoding muscarinic acetylcholine receptor M2-like isoform X1 produces the protein MANSPQTNSSLSNLSDIQRGSAYKTVELIFIVIVALSLSLVTIIGNILVMLSIKVNKQLQTINNYFIFSLACADLIVGVFSMNLYTIYIVIGYWPMGPVVCDLWLALDYVVSYASVMNLLIISFDRYFCVTKPLSYPVKRTTKMALMMIAAAWVLSFILWAPAILFWQFIVGGRTVEECECYVQFFSNPVVTFGTGIASFYLPVITMTILYVHISRASKSRIKKDKKQPESNKGPISPSPERGKIMKPNNNNMSSAPDGLQNVKVQNGKAAGEVMTDHCGQGEEKGVYNHKTSLSVVPSIQKEEGKIDESTKVSSAQRYFSNGSSKLSSIKVVTKSQKSDYCATTIEMVSDNSTKNGKVRELSAAHKIIKMTKTPAEKKNGAVTRENKVTRTILAILLACIITWTPYSVMVLINTLCSVCVPNTVWTIGYWLCYINSTLNPACYALCNATFKKTFKHLLFCQYKNIGAPR, from the coding sequence ATGGCTAATTCACCACAGACAAATTCATCTCTCAGCAACCTATCAGACATTCAAAGAGGAAGCGCTTACAAAACAGTTGAACTAATCTTCATTGTGATTGTAGCATTATCTTTGAGTCTGGTGACCATTATCGGAAACATTCTGGTTATGCTTTCTATCAAAGTAAACAAACAGTTACAAACAATTAACAACTATTTTATTTTCAGTTTAGCCTGTGCTGATTTGATTGTTGGTGTGTTCTCTATGAATCTTTACACCATTTACATCGTCATTGGCTACTGGCCCATGGGCCCAGTGGTGTGTGATTTATGGCTGGCTCTAGATTATGTTGTTAGTTATGCATCTGTCATGAACCTTCTTATCATCAGCTTTGACCGATATTTCTGTGTGACAAAGCCTCTCAGCTACCCTGTGAAGAGAACCACCAAGATGGCACTGATGATGATTGCAGCTGCTTGGGTGCTGTCATTTATCCTGTGGGCTCCTGCCATTCTCTTCTGGCAGTTCATTGTAGGTGGGCGGACTGTTGAAGAGTGTGAGTGTTATGTACAGTTCTTCTCAAATCCAGTTGTCACTTTTGGCACTGGAATAGCATCCTTCTATCTACCGGTTATTACCATGACTATTTTGTATGTGCACATATCCCGTGCTAGCAAGAGTCGGATCAAGAAGGATAAGAAACAGCCAGAGTCAAACAAAGGCCCCATTTCTCCCAGTCCAGAGCGAGGCAAAATAATGAAACCGAATAATAACAACATGTCAAGTGCACCTGATGGGTTGCAGAATGTCAAAGTACAAAATGGCAAGGCAGCTGGTGAAGTAATGACGGATCACTGTGGCCAAGGAGAGGAAAAGGGGGTCTACAATCACAAGACTTCCCTCAGTGTCGTCCCTTCCATCCAGAAGGAGGAAGGAAAGATTGATGAGAGCACAAAGGTCTCCAGTGCGCAAAGGTATTTTAGCAACGGCAGCTCCAAGCTCTCCAGCATAAAGGTCGTCACGAAATCCCAAAAGAGTGACTACTGTGCTACCACAATTGAAATGGTGTCAGACAACAGCACCAAGAATGGTAAAGTCAGGGAGCTCTCAGCAGCCCACAAGATCATTAAAATGACAAAGACCCCTGCTGAGAAAAAGAACGGAGCTGTAACCCGGGAGAATAAGGTGACCAGGACCATCTTGGCTATTCTGCTGGCATGTATCATCACCTGGACCCCCTACAGTGTCATGGTACTCATTAACACTTTATGTTCAGTCTGCGTTCCTAACACAGTCTGGACTATTGGATACTGGCTCTGTTACATCAACAGTACTCTCAACCCAGCCTGCTATGCACTGTGCAATGCTACCTTCAAGAAAACCTTCAAACATCTTCTGTTCTGTCAATATAAAAACATTGGTGCACCAAGATAA
- the LOC140723878 gene encoding muscarinic acetylcholine receptor M2-like isoform X2, producing MLSIKVNKQLQTINNYFIFSLACADLIVGVFSMNLYTIYIVIGYWPMGPVVCDLWLALDYVVSYASVMNLLIISFDRYFCVTKPLSYPVKRTTKMALMMIAAAWVLSFILWAPAILFWQFIVGGRTVEECECYVQFFSNPVVTFGTGIASFYLPVITMTILYVHISRASKSRIKKDKKQPESNKGPISPSPERGKIMKPNNNNMSSAPDGLQNVKVQNGKAAGEVMTDHCGQGEEKGVYNHKTSLSVVPSIQKEEGKIDESTKVSSAQRYFSNGSSKLSSIKVVTKSQKSDYCATTIEMVSDNSTKNGKVRELSAAHKIIKMTKTPAEKKNGAVTRENKVTRTILAILLACIITWTPYSVMVLINTLCSVCVPNTVWTIGYWLCYINSTLNPACYALCNATFKKTFKHLLFCQYKNIGAPR from the coding sequence ATGCTTTCTATCAAAGTAAACAAACAGTTACAAACAATTAACAACTATTTTATTTTCAGTTTAGCCTGTGCTGATTTGATTGTTGGTGTGTTCTCTATGAATCTTTACACCATTTACATCGTCATTGGCTACTGGCCCATGGGCCCAGTGGTGTGTGATTTATGGCTGGCTCTAGATTATGTTGTTAGTTATGCATCTGTCATGAACCTTCTTATCATCAGCTTTGACCGATATTTCTGTGTGACAAAGCCTCTCAGCTACCCTGTGAAGAGAACCACCAAGATGGCACTGATGATGATTGCAGCTGCTTGGGTGCTGTCATTTATCCTGTGGGCTCCTGCCATTCTCTTCTGGCAGTTCATTGTAGGTGGGCGGACTGTTGAAGAGTGTGAGTGTTATGTACAGTTCTTCTCAAATCCAGTTGTCACTTTTGGCACTGGAATAGCATCCTTCTATCTACCGGTTATTACCATGACTATTTTGTATGTGCACATATCCCGTGCTAGCAAGAGTCGGATCAAGAAGGATAAGAAACAGCCAGAGTCAAACAAAGGCCCCATTTCTCCCAGTCCAGAGCGAGGCAAAATAATGAAACCGAATAATAACAACATGTCAAGTGCACCTGATGGGTTGCAGAATGTCAAAGTACAAAATGGCAAGGCAGCTGGTGAAGTAATGACGGATCACTGTGGCCAAGGAGAGGAAAAGGGGGTCTACAATCACAAGACTTCCCTCAGTGTCGTCCCTTCCATCCAGAAGGAGGAAGGAAAGATTGATGAGAGCACAAAGGTCTCCAGTGCGCAAAGGTATTTTAGCAACGGCAGCTCCAAGCTCTCCAGCATAAAGGTCGTCACGAAATCCCAAAAGAGTGACTACTGTGCTACCACAATTGAAATGGTGTCAGACAACAGCACCAAGAATGGTAAAGTCAGGGAGCTCTCAGCAGCCCACAAGATCATTAAAATGACAAAGACCCCTGCTGAGAAAAAGAACGGAGCTGTAACCCGGGAGAATAAGGTGACCAGGACCATCTTGGCTATTCTGCTGGCATGTATCATCACCTGGACCCCCTACAGTGTCATGGTACTCATTAACACTTTATGTTCAGTCTGCGTTCCTAACACAGTCTGGACTATTGGATACTGGCTCTGTTACATCAACAGTACTCTCAACCCAGCCTGCTATGCACTGTGCAATGCTACCTTCAAGAAAACCTTCAAACATCTTCTGTTCTGTCAATATAAAAACATTGGTGCACCAAGATAA